A genome region from Halorussus pelagicus includes the following:
- a CDS encoding 30S ribosomal protein S19 has protein sequence MSEGEYRTGREGEFTFRGYDLDDLQDMSLEEVAELLPARQRRTIERGLSTEQEKLIEEAREATEDGSANDPIRTHLRNMPILPEFVGKTFSVYTGQSFERVYVEPEMLGHYLGEFQLTRKSVEHGQAGIGATRSSKFVPLK, from the coding sequence ATGAGTGAAGGCGAATACCGAACCGGCCGCGAAGGTGAGTTCACCTTCCGCGGTTACGACCTCGACGACCTGCAGGACATGAGTCTTGAGGAAGTCGCGGAACTGCTTCCCGCACGCCAGCGGCGAACCATCGAGCGCGGTCTGTCCACCGAGCAGGAGAAGCTTATCGAAGAGGCCCGCGAGGCCACCGAAGACGGCTCGGCGAACGACCCGATTCGGACACACCTCCGGAACATGCCGATTCTCCCCGAATTCGTCGGGAAGACGTTCTCGGTGTACACCGGTCAGAGCTTCGAGCGAGTGTACGTCGAGCCGGAGATGCTGGGCCACTACCTCGGCGAGTTCCAGCTGACGCGGAAATCGGTCGAACACGGACAGGCCGGTATCGGCGCGACCCGCTCCTCGAAGTTCGTGCCACTCAAGTGA
- a CDS encoding 30S ribosomal protein S3 produces MADEQQFIHDGLQRSQIDEFFGEELGRAGYGGMDVAKTPMGTQIVLKAEKPGMVIGKGGKNIRKITTQLEERFDLEDPQIDVQEVDEPDLNARIVADRLANALERGWYFRKAGHTTIDRIMDAGALGAEIVLSGKVTGARSRVEKFNRGYIKHNGEPAEDIVDHGQGVAVLKLGTIGVDVKIIPPNAKLPDDFEIQEDASPEEIVPEAVEANEQAGVEELLEEPTDEELEELREEEDADEVPAEPAEEELDEEVVEEVIEDETSEESADETETENSVEEELDELEEEVEQEAEDLMDEMEDEEGDE; encoded by the coding sequence ATGGCAGACGAACAGCAGTTCATTCACGACGGACTTCAGCGGTCCCAGATCGACGAGTTCTTCGGCGAAGAACTCGGCCGTGCGGGTTACGGCGGCATGGATGTCGCCAAGACCCCGATGGGGACCCAAATCGTTCTCAAGGCCGAGAAGCCCGGTATGGTCATCGGCAAGGGCGGGAAGAACATCCGGAAGATTACCACGCAGCTCGAAGAGCGGTTCGACCTCGAAGACCCGCAGATCGACGTGCAGGAAGTGGACGAGCCGGACCTCAACGCCCGAATCGTCGCGGACCGACTCGCCAACGCGCTCGAACGCGGTTGGTACTTCCGGAAGGCCGGACACACCACCATCGACCGCATCATGGACGCCGGTGCGCTCGGTGCCGAAATCGTCCTCTCCGGGAAAGTTACCGGTGCGCGCTCGCGCGTCGAGAAGTTCAACCGTGGGTACATCAAGCACAACGGTGAACCCGCCGAGGACATCGTTGACCACGGGCAGGGCGTCGCCGTCCTGAAGCTCGGCACCATCGGCGTGGACGTGAAAATCATCCCGCCGAACGCCAAGCTCCCCGACGACTTCGAGATTCAGGAAGACGCGAGTCCCGAAGAGATCGTCCCCGAGGCCGTCGAGGCCAACGAGCAGGCTGGCGTCGAGGAACTTCTCGAAGAGCCGACCGACGAGGAACTCGAAGAGCTTCGTGAGGAGGAGGACGCGGACGAGGTTCCCGCCGAACCCGCCGAAGAGGAGCTTGACGAGGAAGTCGTCGAAGAGGTAATCGAGGACGAGACCAGCGAGGAGTCGGCCGACGAGACCGAAACCGAGAACTCGGTCGAAGAGGAACTCGACGAGCTCGAAGAGGAAGTCGAGCAGGAAGCAGAGGACCTCATGGACGAGATGGAAGACGAGGAGGGTGACGAATAA
- the rpl4p gene encoding 50S ribosomal protein L4 has translation MQATVRNLDGEEDGTLDLPDVFSKTVRPDLIKRAVLAAQANRKQDYGADDYAGMRTSAESPGSGRGMAHVPQTNGQGARVPQTVGGRKAHPPKEEKDRSLDINTKERKKAIRSAIAATTDADTVAERGHQFDDDLELPLVVSDDFEDLVKTKEVVSFLEAIGADADIERAEENKSIRAGRGTTRGRKYKTPKSVLFVTSEEPSKAARNLAGADVATARELNAEDLAPGTHPGRLTVWTESAVEEVADR, from the coding sequence ATGCAAGCAACAGTACGAAACCTCGACGGCGAGGAAGACGGCACGCTCGACCTGCCGGATGTCTTCTCGAAGACTGTCCGGCCGGACCTCATCAAACGCGCCGTCCTCGCCGCGCAGGCAAACCGCAAGCAGGACTACGGCGCGGACGACTACGCCGGGATGCGAACCTCGGCGGAGTCGCCCGGCAGTGGTCGCGGGATGGCCCACGTCCCCCAAACGAACGGACAGGGCGCACGAGTGCCCCAGACCGTCGGTGGTCGCAAGGCCCACCCGCCGAAAGAAGAGAAGGACCGCTCGCTCGACATCAACACGAAAGAGCGAAAGAAGGCGATTCGGAGCGCCATCGCGGCGACGACCGACGCCGACACCGTGGCCGAGCGCGGCCACCAGTTCGACGACGACCTCGAACTGCCGCTCGTCGTCAGCGACGACTTCGAGGACCTCGTGAAGACCAAGGAGGTCGTCTCGTTCCTCGAAGCCATCGGCGCGGACGCCGATATCGAGCGCGCAGAGGAGAACAAGTCGATCCGAGCGGGTCGCGGGACCACGCGTGGGCGTAAGTACAAGACGCCCAAGTCGGTCCTGTTCGTGACCAGTGAGGAACCCTCGAAGGCCGCCCGCAACCTCGCGGGTGCCGACGTTGCCACGGCCCGAGAACTCAACGCAGAGGATCTCGCGCCCGGCACGCATCCCGGCCGACTCACCGTGTGGACCGAGAGCGCGGTCGAGGAGGTGGCCGACCGATGA
- a CDS encoding 50S ribosomal protein L22 — protein sequence MGISYSVETDPDTTAKGMLRERHMSHKHSKAIAREIKGKTVEDAREYLQAVIDGERSVPFKQHNSGVGHRSDIDGWDAGRYPEKASEAFLTLIENVVNNADQQGFDGESMEIMHVAAHKIGEVQGRKPRAMGRASAWNTPEVDVELVLKEVQE from the coding sequence ATGGGAATCAGTTACAGCGTCGAGACCGACCCGGACACCACCGCCAAGGGGATGCTCCGGGAGCGGCACATGAGCCACAAGCACAGCAAAGCCATCGCCCGCGAAATCAAGGGCAAGACCGTGGAGGACGCCCGAGAGTACCTCCAAGCGGTCATCGACGGCGAGCGGTCGGTGCCGTTCAAGCAACACAACAGCGGCGTCGGCCACCGTAGCGACATCGACGGCTGGGACGCCGGTCGCTACCCCGAGAAGGCCAGTGAGGCCTTCCTGACCCTCATCGAGAACGTCGTCAACAACGCCGACCAGCAGGGCTTCGACGGCGAGTCGATGGAAATCATGCACGTCGCCGCCCACAAGATCGGCGAAGTGCAGGGCCGCAAGCCCCGAGCGATGGGGCGGGCGAGCGCGTGGAACACGCCCGAGGTAGACGTGGAACTCGTACTCAAAGAGGTGCAAGAATAA
- a CDS encoding 50S ribosomal protein L2, with protein MGRRIQGQRRGRGTPTFRAPSHQYKADLTHKKPEEVDTVSGTVVDIEHDPARSAPVAAVEFEDGDQRLILVPEGVGVGETIQVGVSAEIKQGNTMPLAEIPEGVPVCNVERQPGDGGKFARASGVSANLVTHDRDAAVVELPSGEVKRLSPDCRATIGVVAGGGRTEKPMVKAGNKHHKMKARGTKWPNVRGVAMNAVDHPFGGGGRQHPGKPKSVSRNAPPGRKVGDISSRRTGRGGN; from the coding sequence ATGGGACGACGAATCCAAGGACAACGACGCGGTCGCGGGACGCCGACGTTCCGCGCCCCGTCGCACCAGTACAAAGCGGACCTCACGCACAAGAAGCCCGAAGAGGTCGACACCGTCTCCGGCACCGTCGTGGACATCGAACACGACCCGGCCCGGAGCGCACCGGTGGCGGCCGTCGAGTTCGAGGACGGCGACCAGCGTCTCATCCTCGTGCCCGAGGGCGTCGGCGTCGGCGAGACCATTCAGGTCGGCGTCAGCGCCGAGATCAAACAAGGAAACACCATGCCGCTGGCCGAGATTCCGGAAGGAGTCCCGGTCTGTAACGTCGAGCGCCAGCCCGGCGACGGCGGCAAGTTCGCTCGCGCCTCCGGCGTGAGCGCGAACCTCGTCACGCACGACCGCGACGCCGCGGTCGTCGAGCTTCCGAGCGGCGAGGTCAAGCGTCTCTCGCCCGATTGTCGGGCGACCATCGGCGTGGTCGCAGGTGGCGGCCGAACGGAGAAGCCGATGGTGAAGGCAGGAAACAAGCACCACAAGATGAAAGCGCGCGGCACCAAGTGGCCGAACGTCCGCGGCGTTGCGATGAACGCCGTCGATCACCCGTTCGGTGGCGGTGGCCGCCAGCACCCCGGCAAGCCGAAGTCCGTCTCGCGGAACGCTCCGCCCGGACGGAAGGTCGGGGACATCTCGTCCCGGCGAACGGGACGAGGAGGTAACTAA
- the rpmC gene encoding 50S ribosomal protein L29, giving the protein MAILHIEEIRDMTPAERESELEDLETELLNEKAVKAAGGAPEDPGRFQQLRRTIAQIKTIQREEGDLSDE; this is encoded by the coding sequence ATGGCCATCCTTCATATCGAGGAAATCCGCGACATGACTCCCGCAGAGCGTGAGTCGGAGCTGGAAGACCTCGAAACCGAACTCCTCAACGAGAAGGCCGTGAAGGCCGCCGGTGGCGCACCGGAGGACCCCGGCCGATTCCAGCAGCTTCGCCGGACCATCGCGCAGATCAAGACGATCCAGCGCGAGGAAGGCGACCTGAGCGACGAATAA
- a CDS encoding 50S ribosomal protein L23 — protein MSVIEYPWVTEKAMNQMDFDNKLQFIVDLDAEKPEIREEIQEQYEVTIEKINTQVTMNGDKKATVTLSEDDDAQEVASRIGVF, from the coding sequence ATGAGCGTCATCGAGTACCCGTGGGTCACTGAGAAGGCAATGAATCAGATGGACTTCGACAACAAGCTTCAGTTCATCGTGGACCTCGACGCCGAGAAGCCCGAGATCCGCGAGGAGATTCAGGAGCAGTACGAAGTCACCATCGAGAAGATCAACACGCAAGTCACCATGAACGGCGACAAGAAGGCCACGGTGACGCTTTCGGAGGACGACGACGCGCAGGAAGTCGCCTCCCGAATCGGGGTGTTCTGA